The following proteins are co-located in the Lacticaseibacillus paracasei subsp. paracasei genome:
- the eno gene encoding phosphopyruvate hydratase has translation MSIITDVLAREVLDSRGNPTVEVELYTEDGGFGRALVPSGASTGEHEAVELRDGDKDRFGGKGVLKAVGHVNNEIAKAVIGLDVTEQRLIDQTMIDLDGTPNKGKFGANAILGVSLAAARAAADEVGLPLYQYLGGPNAHVLPTPMMNVLNGGAHSTNTVDFQEFMIMPVGAKSVREAVRMGSETFHALQALLKSKGDITAVGDEGGFAPNLKDNEEAFELLVEAIKKAGYKPGDDIALAFDVAASEMYDAESKTYTTKWSNPDKKYTTEEWTDMIDGYINKYPIVSVEDPIDENDWEGWQTFTKKMGDKVQIVGDDLFVTNTDYLKKGIDMGVANSILIKLNQIGTLTETFEAIEMAKEAGYTAVVSHRSGETEDTTIADLVVATNAGQIKTGSMSRTDRIAKYNQLMRIEDQLGAQSLYKGRKSFYNVKAID, from the coding sequence ATGTCTATCATTACTGATGTATTGGCACGCGAAGTCTTAGACTCCCGTGGCAACCCTACTGTTGAAGTTGAATTGTACACTGAAGACGGCGGCTTTGGCCGTGCGTTGGTACCATCAGGTGCTTCAACCGGTGAACACGAAGCCGTTGAACTTCGTGATGGTGACAAGGATCGTTTTGGCGGCAAGGGTGTTTTGAAGGCCGTTGGTCATGTGAACAACGAAATCGCTAAGGCGGTTATTGGCCTTGACGTGACTGAACAACGCCTGATTGACCAAACCATGATTGACCTTGACGGTACCCCGAACAAGGGCAAGTTTGGCGCCAATGCTATCTTGGGTGTTTCCTTGGCTGCAGCCCGTGCTGCTGCTGATGAAGTTGGCCTGCCATTGTATCAATATCTTGGCGGCCCGAATGCCCACGTTCTGCCAACGCCAATGATGAACGTCCTCAATGGTGGTGCACACTCAACCAACACCGTTGACTTCCAGGAATTCATGATCATGCCTGTTGGCGCTAAGAGCGTTCGTGAAGCTGTTCGGATGGGTTCAGAAACCTTCCATGCTTTACAGGCACTGTTGAAGAGTAAAGGCGACATCACCGCTGTTGGTGATGAAGGCGGCTTTGCCCCGAACTTGAAGGATAACGAAGAAGCCTTCGAACTTCTTGTTGAAGCAATCAAGAAGGCTGGCTACAAGCCAGGCGACGACATTGCTTTGGCCTTTGACGTTGCTGCTTCAGAAATGTACGATGCCGAGAGCAAGACATACACAACCAAGTGGTCTAACCCTGACAAGAAGTACACCACTGAAGAATGGACCGACATGATTGATGGTTACATTAACAAGTACCCAATTGTTTCTGTTGAAGATCCTATCGACGAAAACGACTGGGAAGGCTGGCAGACATTCACCAAGAAGATGGGCGACAAAGTCCAAATCGTTGGTGATGATCTGTTTGTTACCAACACCGACTACCTGAAGAAGGGTATCGATATGGGTGTTGCTAACTCCATCCTGATCAAGCTGAACCAGATCGGTACATTGACCGAAACCTTCGAAGCCATCGAAATGGCTAAAGAAGCTGGTTACACAGCTGTTGTTTCACATCGTTCCGGTGAAACTGAAGATACAACGATTGCTGACTTGGTTGTTGCAACCAACGCTGGCCAGATCAAGACTGGTTCAATGAGCCGGACAGATCGTATCGCTAAGTACAACCAGTTAATGCGGATCGAAGATCAACTGGGTGCACAATCCTTGTACAAGGGCCGCAAGTCCTTCTACAATGTGAAAGCAATCGACTAA
- a CDS encoding MFS transporter, giving the protein MQTTPPHWQRNIAIFLLGQFLSGITSMTVQYAIIWHLTAKTGSATILSIATLLGMLPTILLSPFVGPYIDRLNKKMLLIVPDIVAAMVALILSAVGEFGGFFPVWLIFVSLLVRALAQTFQMPTIQAILPTMVPGDQLTRVNGQLGVVNSANMIIAPALGAVLFGLMPMPLLILLDVLGAILGVSLLLFVSIPENRLVGTTVHVAQDAKVGWQLLRGNRGLWYMTLIGMLTTFAFMPAASMYPLMTMRYFHGTVGQAGLIEVVYFAGSLLGGLLISVFGHFRDRIHPIVWGMVVIGVTFGLSGVLPRTENGFLWFLILNGVAGLAWPFFNTPLIAMYQQSYAPETLGRVMGILNALMSLPGPVGLIFAGPIADRFGVATLFVVAGIGVLLAAGVMFGLKITREYDRQLQADGSSDLTKRG; this is encoded by the coding sequence ATGCAAACGACGCCACCTCATTGGCAACGAAACATTGCTATCTTTTTGCTTGGTCAATTTCTTTCTGGCATTACCAGTATGACGGTTCAGTATGCGATCATTTGGCACTTAACGGCTAAAACTGGTTCTGCAACGATTCTCAGCATTGCTACTTTATTAGGTATGTTGCCGACGATTTTGCTGAGTCCTTTTGTCGGGCCTTATATTGATCGCTTGAACAAGAAAATGTTGTTGATTGTACCGGATATTGTCGCCGCTATGGTGGCACTTATTTTGAGTGCCGTTGGCGAGTTCGGTGGCTTTTTTCCTGTTTGGCTGATCTTTGTGTCGTTGCTGGTGCGGGCGTTGGCACAAACATTCCAGATGCCGACGATTCAGGCTATTTTGCCAACCATGGTCCCTGGTGATCAGTTGACGCGCGTGAACGGTCAACTCGGTGTAGTGAATTCGGCGAACATGATTATTGCGCCGGCACTGGGAGCTGTCCTTTTTGGCCTGATGCCGATGCCGCTTTTGATTTTGTTAGATGTTTTAGGTGCGATTCTAGGAGTCAGCTTGCTGTTGTTCGTTAGTATTCCAGAAAATCGCTTGGTCGGGACAACCGTCCATGTTGCGCAGGATGCCAAGGTCGGGTGGCAATTGTTGCGAGGCAATCGTGGCCTGTGGTATATGACTTTAATTGGCATGTTGACGACGTTTGCCTTCATGCCAGCCGCTAGTATGTATCCTTTAATGACCATGCGTTATTTTCATGGCACTGTCGGTCAAGCTGGGTTGATTGAAGTTGTTTATTTTGCTGGCTCGTTACTTGGCGGCCTGCTCATTAGCGTCTTTGGCCATTTTCGTGATCGTATTCATCCGATTGTCTGGGGGATGGTGGTCATTGGCGTGACGTTTGGATTAAGTGGTGTTTTGCCACGAACTGAAAATGGCTTTTTATGGTTTCTTATCTTGAATGGCGTTGCTGGCTTAGCTTGGCCGTTTTTCAACACGCCTCTGATCGCGATGTATCAGCAAAGCTATGCTCCTGAGACGCTCGGACGGGTTATGGGGATTTTGAATGCGCTAATGAGTCTGCCAGGGCCGGTCGGCTTGATCTTTGCTGGTCCCATCGCCGATCGCTTTGGTGTCGCAACTTTATTTGTAGTTGCAGGGATCGGCGTGTTACTGGCCGCTGGCGTTATGTTCGGCTTGAAGATCACCCGTGAATATGACCGCCAGTTGCAAGCAGATGGGTCATCAGATTTGACTAAAAGGGGATAG
- the gap gene encoding type I glyceraldehyde-3-phosphate dehydrogenase, translated as MTVKIGINGFGRIGRLAFRRIYELGAKSNDIQVVAINDLTSPTMLAHLLKYDSTHGTFPGEVSATDNGIVVDGKEYRVYAEPQAQNIPWVKNDGVDYVLECTGFYTSAEKSQAHLDAGAKRVLISAPAGKMKTIVYNVNDDTLNADDKIVSAGSCTTNCLAPMAYFLNKEFGIEVGTMTTVHAYTSTQMLLDGPVRGGNLRAARSAAANTIPHSTGAAKAIGLVIPELNGKLQGHAQRVSVVDGSLTELVSILKTKNVTADQVNEAIKKHTENNPSFGWNEDEIVSSDVIGTTQGSIFDPTQTEVTTAGDYQLVKTVAWYDNEYGFTCQMIRTLLKFATL; from the coding sequence ATGACTGTTAAGATTGGTATTAATGGTTTTGGCCGTATCGGTCGTTTGGCATTCCGTCGTATTTACGAATTGGGTGCAAAGAGCAATGACATCCAGGTTGTTGCAATTAACGATCTGACCAGCCCAACCATGCTGGCTCACTTGCTGAAGTATGATTCAACCCACGGTACTTTCCCTGGTGAAGTTAGTGCAACCGATAACGGTATCGTCGTTGACGGTAAAGAATACCGTGTCTACGCAGAACCGCAAGCCCAGAATATTCCTTGGGTTAAGAACGATGGCGTTGACTATGTTCTTGAATGCACAGGCTTCTACACCTCTGCTGAAAAGTCACAAGCTCATTTGGACGCAGGCGCAAAGCGTGTTCTGATTTCTGCCCCAGCCGGCAAGATGAAGACCATCGTTTACAACGTCAACGATGACACTCTGAATGCAGACGACAAGATTGTTTCTGCTGGTTCTTGCACAACCAACTGCTTGGCACCAATGGCTTACTTCCTGAACAAGGAATTCGGCATCGAAGTTGGTACCATGACCACCGTTCATGCTTACACCTCAACTCAGATGTTGCTTGACGGCCCAGTTCGCGGTGGCAACCTGCGCGCTGCACGTTCCGCTGCTGCTAACACGATTCCTCACAGCACAGGTGCTGCTAAGGCTATCGGTTTGGTTATCCCAGAATTGAACGGCAAGTTGCAGGGTCACGCACAGCGTGTTTCTGTTGTTGACGGTTCTTTGACCGAATTGGTTTCCATCTTGAAGACCAAGAACGTTACTGCTGACCAAGTTAACGAAGCTATCAAGAAGCACACCGAAAACAACCCTAGCTTTGGCTGGAACGAAGACGAAATCGTATCTTCCGATGTTATCGGTACGACACAAGGTTCAATCTTTGATCCTACACAGACCGAAGTTACAACTGCTGGTGACTATCAATTAGTTAAGACGGTTGCTTGGTACGATAACGAATATGGCTTTACTTGCCAGATGATCCGTACCTTGCTGAAATTTGCTACTCTCTAA
- the tpiA gene encoding triose-phosphate isomerase has protein sequence MRTPFIAGNWKMNKNPKETQEFLDGVKGKLPDASKVETVIGAPAIDLTTLVAGAEGTPLKTAAENCYFEDEGAFTGETSPKALKEMNVDYVIIGHSERRGYFHETDEDINKKAKAIFKNNLLPIICCGESLAQREAGQTEDWVASQIEAALAGLSADQVKVSVLAYEPIWAIGTGKTATADQAQEVVAHIRATVEKLYNKDTADAVRILYGGSVKPANVKELMAKPDIDGGLVGGASMDPESFIALANYQD, from the coding sequence ATGCGTACACCATTCATTGCTGGTAACTGGAAAATGAACAAAAATCCTAAGGAAACGCAAGAATTCTTAGACGGCGTTAAAGGCAAGTTGCCTGATGCAAGCAAGGTTGAGACTGTCATTGGCGCACCTGCCATTGATTTGACCACCTTAGTTGCTGGCGCTGAAGGCACACCTTTGAAGACGGCGGCTGAAAACTGCTACTTTGAAGACGAAGGTGCCTTCACTGGTGAAACCAGCCCGAAAGCTTTGAAAGAAATGAACGTTGATTACGTCATTATCGGTCACAGCGAACGTCGCGGCTATTTCCACGAAACCGATGAAGATATCAATAAGAAGGCTAAGGCCATCTTTAAGAACAATCTTTTGCCAATCATTTGCTGCGGCGAAAGTTTGGCTCAGCGCGAAGCTGGCCAAACCGAAGACTGGGTTGCTTCACAGATTGAAGCTGCTTTGGCCGGTTTAAGTGCTGACCAAGTCAAAGTTTCAGTCTTAGCCTATGAACCAATCTGGGCTATCGGGACAGGTAAGACGGCAACTGCCGATCAGGCACAAGAAGTTGTCGCACATATTCGTGCAACGGTTGAGAAGTTGTATAATAAAGATACGGCAGATGCTGTTCGTATTCTTTACGGCGGCTCTGTTAAACCAGCGAACGTCAAGGAATTAATGGCTAAGCCTGATATCGATGGCGGTTTAGTCGGTGGCGCTTCGATGGATCCTGAAAGTTTCATCGCCTTGGCTAACTACCAAGATTAA
- a CDS encoding sugar-binding transcriptional regulator: MHTELAWLKAIAPDLMGVVTKRYQVLQFINWMAPVGRRTLAEQMKISERALRTETDFLRSQGLLESSKSGMVLTAKGLETFHGLDHLMNQLLGIKDDEKRLAAQLQIDHCLVVSGDADQSGRVLDELGKTLNSTLQLLLPPGRLTVAVMGGTTMAHLARQLTFQLSAGRELTFVPARGGLGEAVTIQANSIAAAMAEATDSNYRALYVPENLSSESYESLIKEPSVKEVLGLIDKAQVVIHSVGDALVMARRRGMSSDTISMLKAKHAVAEAFGVFYDASGKVVYKIPQIGLQLADLDHIPYVFAVAAGKSKSKAIAAYMQHAPSRTWLLTDVGATNSILTGATR; the protein is encoded by the coding sequence ATGCATACTGAACTTGCGTGGCTCAAAGCGATCGCGCCTGATCTGATGGGCGTTGTCACTAAACGCTATCAGGTCCTTCAATTTATTAACTGGATGGCACCAGTTGGCCGGCGAACGTTGGCCGAACAGATGAAGATCTCAGAACGTGCTTTGCGCACAGAAACGGATTTTCTGCGTAGTCAAGGTTTGTTGGAAAGCTCAAAATCTGGCATGGTGCTAACAGCAAAAGGGTTAGAGACATTTCATGGCCTTGATCATCTTATGAATCAGCTGTTAGGAATTAAGGATGATGAAAAACGACTTGCTGCCCAGCTTCAAATCGATCATTGTTTGGTCGTATCTGGCGATGCCGATCAAAGTGGTCGGGTGCTTGATGAGCTGGGGAAGACGTTGAATTCGACCTTACAATTACTGCTGCCGCCGGGTCGCTTGACGGTTGCCGTGATGGGTGGAACGACAATGGCACATCTTGCAAGGCAGCTGACATTTCAGTTGTCTGCAGGACGTGAATTGACGTTTGTCCCTGCTCGCGGTGGCTTAGGCGAAGCGGTGACGATTCAGGCCAACTCGATTGCTGCTGCGATGGCGGAAGCAACCGACAGCAACTACCGAGCGTTGTATGTACCGGAAAATCTTAGCTCGGAATCCTACGAATCATTGATTAAAGAGCCTTCTGTTAAAGAGGTTTTAGGGCTGATTGATAAGGCTCAGGTCGTGATTCATAGTGTGGGTGACGCTTTAGTCATGGCTCGTCGCCGTGGCATGTCATCTGACACGATCAGCATGTTGAAAGCCAAACATGCCGTTGCCGAAGCATTCGGTGTTTTCTACGATGCGAGCGGCAAGGTCGTTTACAAGATACCGCAGATTGGTTTACAGCTCGCGGATCTTGATCATATACCGTATGTATTCGCTGTTGCTGCTGGCAAAAGTAAGTCCAAAGCAATTGCGGCATATATGCAACACGCACCGAGTCGGACGTGGCTGTTAACAGACGTCGGTGCAACTAATTCGATTTTAACTGGGGCAACCCGTTAG
- a CDS encoding phosphoglycerate kinase, with protein MAKLIVSDLDVKDKKVLIRVDFNVPIKDGVIGDDNRIVAALPTIQYVIDHGGKAILLSHLGRVKTEEDKAKLTLKPVAERLSELLKKPVTFVPATRGKELEDAINKMNDGDVLVMENTRFEDLDGKKESGNDPELGKYWASLGDLFVNDAFGTAHRSHASNVGIASNMKQTAAGFLMEKEIKFLGDAVDNPKHPFIAILGGAKVSDKIGVIENLVPKADKILIGGGMTYTFYAAKGMSIGKSLVEKDKIELAKKIMDQAGDKLLLPVDSVVATEFSNDAPHKVVDGDIPDGYMALDIGPKTIKEFKDALQGAKTVVWNGPMGVFEMSNYAEGTLEVGRALGDLKDATTIIGGGDSTAAAKQLGIAPKITHISTGGGASLEYLEGKTLPGIAAISDK; from the coding sequence TTGGCTAAATTAATTGTTTCAGACTTAGATGTTAAGGACAAAAAAGTTCTGATCCGCGTTGACTTCAACGTGCCGATCAAAGATGGTGTTATCGGTGATGATAACCGGATCGTGGCAGCATTGCCAACCATCCAGTATGTTATTGATCATGGTGGCAAGGCAATCCTTTTGTCACATCTCGGCCGTGTCAAGACCGAAGAAGACAAGGCTAAGCTGACCTTGAAGCCAGTTGCAGAACGTTTGAGTGAATTGCTGAAGAAGCCAGTGACATTTGTCCCGGCAACTCGCGGCAAGGAACTTGAAGATGCTATCAACAAGATGAATGATGGCGACGTTCTTGTTATGGAAAACACCCGGTTTGAAGATCTTGACGGCAAGAAAGAATCCGGCAACGATCCTGAACTTGGCAAGTACTGGGCAAGTCTTGGCGACTTATTCGTTAACGATGCCTTTGGGACTGCACACCGCAGCCATGCTTCAAACGTCGGCATTGCTTCCAACATGAAGCAAACTGCTGCCGGCTTCTTGATGGAAAAGGAAATCAAGTTCTTAGGCGATGCCGTTGACAACCCGAAACACCCATTCATTGCTATCTTGGGTGGTGCAAAGGTTTCCGATAAGATCGGCGTGATCGAAAACTTGGTACCTAAGGCTGATAAGATTCTTATCGGCGGCGGCATGACCTATACTTTCTATGCTGCTAAGGGTATGAGCATCGGTAAGTCTTTGGTTGAAAAAGACAAGATCGAACTTGCCAAGAAGATCATGGATCAGGCTGGCGACAAGCTGCTTTTGCCGGTTGATTCCGTTGTTGCAACTGAATTCTCTAACGATGCCCCACATAAAGTTGTTGACGGCGACATTCCTGATGGCTATATGGCCTTGGATATCGGCCCGAAGACAATCAAAGAATTCAAAGATGCTTTGCAAGGTGCCAAGACCGTTGTTTGGAATGGCCCAATGGGTGTCTTCGAAATGAGCAACTATGCTGAAGGGACCCTTGAAGTCGGCCGTGCCCTTGGCGACTTGAAGGATGCTACTACAATTATCGGCGGCGGCGATTCAACAGCTGCTGCTAAGCAATTGGGTATTGCACCTAAGATTACCCATATTTCCACTGGCGGTGGCGCTAGCCTTGAATATCTTGAAGGCAAGACCTTGCCAGGTATCGCAGCTATTTCTGACAAGTAA